TCCATCAATATCTGCGGAACCATCCGAAAATCCATAAGGATATGACGCTGATTGTCAGACAATTAGCGCCGGGAGATAACGGACTTCCATTGGAAATCTACGCTTTCAGCAATGACACCAACTGGGGAGTGTATGAATCGATTCAAGCGGATATCTTTGATCATATCTTTGCGGTTGCGCCAACCTTCGGGCTTCGTGCCTTCCAGAATCCAACCGGTCATGATATCGTCCATCTTAAAGAAAGCCCGGAATATTCGCGAGGATATTAGATCGGCTTACGAAATTATTTACAAACAGGTACCCATAGCCCGCACCTTTTAAAGTGTTCGGACCATGGGTACTTTTTTAATATGAGGCAGGCCCTTAAGCGTCTGTTGTTTTAGTTTATGTAATGAAAGTCAGATCAAGTCGTAAAGTCTGCTCGTGTCGACTACTTGAGCAAAGGTATCTTGTAGCGATGCCATAAATGTATCATGGACGGTTTTTGCAGGAATTACCGTATCATTCCATACTACATCTCGGGTGGTGCACGCATCACTGAGCAATAGGACTTCATAGCCCAGGCGACTTGCCGTTCTCACGGTCGAATCGATACAGATGTGGCTCATCATGCCGCCAATGACCAACCGCGTGACTTTAATGGATTCGAGATATTCTTGCAGTTCCGTTTGAAAAAAGCTGTCTGGCGTGTGCTTAACGATGACTTGTTCGTCGGATTGGGGTTTTATGCCTTCATGAATGTTGATCCCTTCGGTTTCGGGGAGGAAAAATGTAGCGTTATACTCCAGAAGAATACACTGAACGTGGACAATAGGCAAATTCTTCTCCCGGAATAGCGACAATGCTTCTTGAGCATGGGTTAACGCTTGATCGGGATTGAATAATTCATTTCTACCTCCTGGAAAATAATCATTCTGAATGTCTACTAATAGTAACGCTGTATTCATGGTTCATGGCTCCTTTACTCGTAGTAAAATCAATTTCTACAAGTATTATAATTTCGGACCCGTGAACGGTGAATTACCCACTTTTTTGTGGGTATGGTGATCATGATTTCATAACTTATAACTGATGCCTTTGCGGTCGAGAAGCTCGGTTTGACCCCGTTCCACCATATATTCAATGCCGATCTCTTGCATAATCAGTACCGCCTCTAACAGCTTCCTCCCGCGTTCCGTAAGATAGTATTCTACGTGTAGCGGATACCCTTCCGTTTTGATTTTATCAACGATCCCGCAGGATATAAGTTCTCTTAAATGCTGTAGCAACATCTTTTGGGTGATCTGATCAATATCTCGCTCCAGTTGGGCTAAGGACGTGTTCCCATTTTTCAATTGATATATGATCATGGTTTTCCATTTGCCTTTTATAATGTCATGAGCAATCTCTAATGGGCAGGTACATCTCTCTCGAATTATCATCGAACTCACCTCTATGCCATCATAACAAATGTAATAAAATCGTGACACTTGAACATAAAAAAAGTAGCATGTAATACCATAAGAAAAGCGACCGCTACGGGTCGCCTTTTTACGTTTTCTCATTGAAAAGGAGATCAGTAAGGTTTGTCACCGACGCTCCTAATGATAGTTCTTGGATTCATTTTCTTTGTATTTGTCATCGCTGTTATGCAGCGCTTGTTTCCGGCGATCGTTGCGGGCTTGTTGCTGTTGCTGGGCCTCTTGGCTGTTTACAGGTGTTTCTGCCAGTTGTTCCACCGTGTTGATCAGGTTCTTGTCCGGTTGGTTCGTACTCAATGGAAAGCACCTCCTTGTTTACTTTTTTTCGGTTATGAAGTTTATTATGTGCTGGCTTAGGAAGGGCTATTCGTAGGTCGTC
This Paenibacillus sp. JZ16 DNA region includes the following protein-coding sequences:
- a CDS encoding winged helix-turn-helix transcriptional regulator — translated: MRKRKKATRSGRFSYGITCYFFYVQVSRFYYICYDGIEVSSMIIRERCTCPLEIAHDIIKGKWKTMIIYQLKNGNTSLAQLERDIDQITQKMLLQHLRELISCGIVDKIKTEGYPLHVEYYLTERGRKLLEAVLIMQEIGIEYMVERGQTELLDRKGISYKL
- a CDS encoding cysteine hydrolase family protein, whose amino-acid sequence is MNTALLLVDIQNDYFPGGRNELFNPDQALTHAQEALSLFREKNLPIVHVQCILLEYNATFFLPETEGINIHEGIKPQSDEQVIVKHTPDSFFQTELQEYLESIKVTRLVIGGMMSHICIDSTVRTASRLGYEVLLLSDACTTRDVVWNDTVIPAKTVHDTFMASLQDTFAQVVDTSRLYDLI